The nucleotide window TATTTTCTTCAGGGGGTGGTGTGTGGACGCGGACGACATGGCGCATCTCCGCGTCCACACACCCAAGTCACCGCTTCGAGCGGCGATCAGCTTCAGCAGGTGCTGCTGCCGGTGCTGGCCGGAAGCTCGACGCCCTCGGCGACGATCTCCTCGCCCTGCAGCTCGAGAATGTTGGTCAGGTCCATGGCCATACCTCCTTTCTGGGTATCGGTGAGGCCGCTCGGATTGGCGGCCCCCGCTTGGGGGTGCCCCATCCGGGCGGGGCCCGGTGGGGTCGGTGGCGGCTGCGCTTCAGGCCGGTTCGGCCGACGCGGCGCGCGGGTCCTGGGGGTGCCTGGAGGGGCGGACGCGGGACAGTGGCCGCGTGCGCCGAACGCCCGCTCCACGCGGTGCGCGGTCATCATGGCGATGGTTCCCGGAGCCTGTTCCGCGATCTGCCTCGCCGCGTTGCGGCCGCGCATCGGCGGCCCGCAGGTGACGATGGCGGATCTACCGGAGGAAACCCAATGGATAAGATTTTTCCGGATTCTTTTTCATCCGCGCCTCCCGGGAACGGCTCGGTGGCGCGTGCTGACGGCGGGCGTGACCTGCGGGAGTCAGCCGCGAGATCGCAGACTGTCCTCATCCTCACGGATGGCGCATGGAAAAAGCTCCCTGGCTTCTTCGCCGTCTGCGGCAGACAGTGAAACAGCGAAACCGCATGCTTTTCTAAGACTGACATTTCAACTCCTTTCCCTTCAGGGCCGCTCGCCGACAGGTAAGAATCTAGGAGCCGGGATTCGGAGAGTCAAGCACGTGTACGAGATTATCTGAAAAATCGAATCCGTCATGGAATTTCTCGAATTCGGGCATGCGGAATTACCGGCGGACACCTGAATTGACGCACCGGAAAAGGCTGAAGGGGGAGGTTTCATTGGTGCTTGATAATCTCCGCTGCCCGCTCAGGTGTTGCAGCCGGGACAGTTGAATCGGGCCCCCGCATCTTGCGCGCAAAGGCGGGCGAAGCCGAGAGCCGGTGAGCAGTGCTCGACCCGGTTGATGCTGGGCATGACGTACCCGCCACGTCGCCTATCTCGGCGGCGGCTTGGGGGAGTGCCGGCCCGGCGGCGGAGACGGCGTGCACGCCCCGTCGCAGCCGCACGGTGACCTTGGCCCACTCGCCCTTGTCCTGATGCCGGGCGCGCCACGATCGCGGCGCAAGTCCTCAGGCGCCGGCGCCCCCGGGCAGCGCAAGCCGCCAGGGGCGATCATGTGCCGGTCTGGTGTCACGCGGCAGGGCCGCCGGGCGGCTCTGCCGCGTGATTCCGGGTGCCGCCCGCCTCCCCGAGGCCTTGGCTGCGCCCGAGTGGAACGGTTTTGTGGTCCCTGCTGGACAGAGCGCCAACGCGACGTGATCGCGCTGGGCGATGGCGCAGCGGAATCACCCGGGCAGGGCGCTTCCCTGCGCGGCCGGCTCGCGCAGGAGGCGGTCGAGAACGCCAGGGGCGATGTGGCGCAGACGGTGGTGGCGGTAGCGTCTCGGCCGCTGCCGCCTGGGGGGATGGGCATGCCGCAGGAAGGCTTCGAGTCCCACGACAGCGGGCCGGTACCGGGCGGGGTTCTTTGCACGGCGGTGGCCCCGGCGGCGTCCTCGAAGGACACGCTCGTACATCGGTCTTCCGGATCGGTGATGCGCGGGAGGGTTTCCGCGCCGATGACCAGGATGGCCTCGAGGCCGTCGGTCCTCAGCAGGCGGCTGGCGGGCAGCGGTCCGCAGGCTCCGCCCGCGCGGGCCGCGCGGGCCGCCTGGTGGCTGTCCAGCGGCCGGTCCCGGCCCGCGCCGAGCTGCTCTTCCATCGTCAGGACCGTTGAGGCAAGCGGCTGGCCGGGCGTGAAGGCGGCCACGATGATGACGTCGGCATCGGCCGGGCGTGCCCGTGCCCGTTTGAGCGCAATGCGAGCCGCGGCGACGCACGACTGCCAGGAGCGCACGCCTTCTTCCCGGCAGCGACGGCTGCGCATGCCCTTTCGTGAGGCGATTTCTTCATCGCTCGTGTCCAGGCCCGGGGCCGGCACGTGAGGGGACACGGACCGGCCAGGGGCCATGGCGGCGCTACCGACGATTCCAGTCGGTGCACCAAGCCCACTGGCCGGGCTGTTGACAGGCGGGTGGGTGGGAGGCCGGATGATGGATGTCACGCTTCCTCATATCTTCGTGGCACGGGCGTAGGAGAGCCGGGCTCTGTCGCGGGAGGCTGGTGCGTGGCACGATGAAATGGCCAGTTCGGGGGACGTCATGGCGCCGATCCCCGGCCTTGAGCAGGTGCAGCCCCCTACGGCTGCACCTGCTCACGCCTCGACAGACCTGCTCTCGGTGAAGGGCAGGAAGGGGGCGGCCGAGGTGGCCGCTGACACGGCCAGCAGGACGCCGGCCGTGCCCGTGGCCAGGTCCATCGAGAGCCGCAGATTCTTCACTCCGGGGAAGGCCGCCTCCCCGTGGTAGGGGATGGCATGCCAGTGCAGGCGCTGGAGGTGCCGCTCGGTCAGGGAGCGCGGGTTCGGGCCGCTCTCCTGCGCGCCGATGCGGGCCACGGTGGCGAGCAGTCCCGCGCGCCCTCGGAACAGCGAGGACTGGACGACATACTCGGGGGAGCACGCGCGTACCAGTTGGGGCAGGCTCTCGGCGAGGCGGGCGTCCGCGTGGTGCTGCAGGACCTCGTGGGCGACCAGGGCGATGCCCGCACTGCCCGTGTCGAGGTAGCCGAGGGTGCGCACGCCGGGCTCCTCGTACTGCAGGGAGCCGTCAGACTGGGTCACCAAGGAGTCCAGGTCGAGACGGAGCGCCCGCACGGCAAGGTCCAAGTACCGCTCGTCGCCGTCGTATTGGTGGCGGCGCAGCATCAGCAGGGCGGCTCCCGACCAGCCGTGCAGCAGCCCGGCCTCATGCCGCTCGCCGGAGCGCGTGGCGGAGCCGATGGCGGCGGCGACCTGCTCGGTGAGGGCGGTGGCCCGTTCCAGATAGGCGGCCAGGGCGTGCCGTTCGCCCAGGTGCTGCAGGTTCAGGGCGATGCCGCTCAGCCCCGAGTGCAGGCCTGGAGCCCCTGGCAACTCGGCGTCCAGGACGTGCCGTTCCATCAGGTCCAGGGCCGTGTCCGAGTAGCCGAGCTCGTCGAGGGCGTAGGCGATGCCGGAGGCGCCCTCGTAGAAGCCGGGGCCCGGTTCGCGCAATGTCCGCGCACCGTCCACCAGCCACTGCTCGAAGTGCGGGAAGCGGCCCTGCCCCGAGGCGGCCAGGGCCCACAGGACACCGGCGGCGCCATGGGCGAATCCGTGTCCGCCGGCCTCCGTGGCGAACTGCTCGGGATCTCCAGGAAAGAGCCGGTCTGTCCGATCGGGAGTGGCCGAGCGCACGATGGCCCGCGCCATGGAGGAACAGACCGGCTCCCAGTCAGTGACCTTCTCATCCAGTGGTACGCGCAGCGGTCCCGCACAGGCCGCGGGGAGGTCGATGCGTTCGTGTGCAACGTCGAGCTCGGACAGGATGTCGGCGCCCCAGCCGGGCGGAACAGGGAAACCGTCCTCGATGATGCGGACCAGTTCCTGGGTCTTGGCGTGGGTGAGCCGGGTCAGGGAATTGAGCAGGACGAAGGCCCCGATGCGCACTGCCGCCAGGCCGTGCCAGTCGATATCCGCGCCGCGCTTGCCGCGGCTGGCGAACCCGGTTGCGCCGAGACCGGGCTGATAGGCGCGCTCGGTGATGTCACGGGCGAACTCGAAGTCGATCAGGCGCACGGAGTCGTCGTCCTGGACCATCACGTTGCCCGGGTGGAGGTCGCCGAAGACGACGCCGGCCGCGTGGAGTTCCTCGACGGCCTTCGCCACGGCGTCGCACACGCGCAGCGCGCGCTCGGTGAAGCGCTTCAGGCTGTCCGCGTCGGGCGGCGCGGTGGGGTTCTCGCGCAGCAGCCAGGGGCTGTTGCACGCCGTCCATTCCGTCAGGGGCTGGCCGGCGACGAAGTCCTGCGCCAGGAAGTGGTGTCCGCTGATGACGAAGTAGTCGAGGCATTGCGGGACGCAGGACACGCCCTGCAGGCGGGTCAGGGCCCAGTGTTCGCGTTGCAGGCGGCGTACGGCGTCTTCTTGGTGGCGGTCGAGTCCCGCGTGCGGTCGCGCCTCCTTGAGCACCACGGTGCGTCCGTCCGTGGTGCGCTCGGCCTCGTACACGCCGCCGCCGTTGGAGAAGTGCAGAGCCCTGCGCACCCGGTAGGGGTGCTCGCCCCCGCCCCCCTTGCGGGCGGCCAGTTGTGCTTCCAGGAAGGGGGGCAGGCGCGCCCAGGACGGCGGGGCGAAGACGGGTCCCCTGCGGTCGGGCTCCAGTCTTCCGTCGGGGGCGCGGTAGGCCTTCACCTGCCGGCCGGTCACATCGAGGCAGTGCATGTCACGGAACGCGCCGTAGCGGACGTAGAGCGGTCCCTGCTCCCAGCGCAGATCGCTGAGGATGTACGGCCCCTCTGCTCCTTCGAGTTGCCCGCCGAGGTCTTCCAGCAGACGCCGGAGCTCGTCTTCGTCCTGCGGGTAGACGGTCATCATCTTGCCGCTGGCGCCACGGGGGGCGTACTTGAAGTTGAGCGCGAGATGGGTGTTGCGGCTGCCCAGGTACTTGAACGCGATGCCGTGCGCCACGCAGTAGTCCCAGACGGTTTCCGCGAGCCGGTCGGCGTTGTCCAGCGTTGCCGAGACGTGCACCTTCCAGCCCTGCTCGGGCATGACATGACGGTCTGGCCGCATGACCACCCAGAAGCCGCGGTCGTCTCGCGACCAGCCCTGTGGCACGGCCCGCTCGGCGAGGGCCGGGCGGGCGTCGGGTAAGTATCCGCGGCCTTCGCGCCAGCGCGCCACGTCGTCGTAGAAGACCGGGTCGGCAAGACAGTAGAGCTGCTGGAACTCGAACACAGGAAACCATCCGGGGTCGGGGGCCGATACGGTGCGGCAGAGGTCCCGTGCCGCTCAGGTCGTAGCTGGCGCGTCAGCCCTGACGGGCTCGCGGGCGGTGGCCGGCTCGGCGGGTGCGGCCATGGCCTGCCGCTGCTGTTCCAGGAGCCTGAGCACGGCCCAGAGCGGGGGTGCCATGAGGACCTTGTCCCCGCTGGTGGAGCTGCGGCCCGGCTGTCCTGGGGCGACGCTGGTGTTGGGCCGCTCGCCCAGGCGGCGCAGGTTGTCCTGCAGGGCAGGGTTGAGTTCCGCGTGGGGCGGCAGCGAGGGGGCTATGACCACGGGGGCGCGGGTGCACTGCAGCGCCATGAGGACGGGAGTGTTGGCGGCTCCCGCGGCCATCCGGGAGATGAAGTCCATGCCTGCGGGGTAGACAGCGACGGCATCCGGCCAGTCGGCGAGGCGTACGTGCAGGGCGCTGGTCTCCGGCTGGTCCGGCCACACGTCCGCGATGACTTCGCGGCTGCCCATGACAGTGAGCCCCTCGCGGCTCACGAAGCGCTCAGCGCTGCGCGTGAGGGCCAACTGGACATCCAGATCGGGGTAGTTCACATGCAGCCAGTTCATCCAGAACGGAAGATGCATCACGGCCAGAGCGCCCGTTCCCACGATCAGCAGCCGCTCGGCCCCCAGGGCGGGTGCGGGCTTCTTGGCTGAAGCGCCGGGTGCGGCCTTGGCGGAGGTGCCGTCGGACGACATAGAGTCCCTCTCTCAGCGGCGAAGGAGACGCTTGTGAGCGGAGGCGATGCCACCCGGCCTTCGACTCATGAGCGAACTGAAGGGATGACGATTGATACATCAGAAGAGCTGGCGACAGTGGGAGGCTAGGTCGGCCCCCTCGGAGCTGTCAACTGGTGTGCATTTCAACTCCTCCAGGCATCCACACCAGTGTGCTGCTACGATGGCGGTGCTCGTCGCGAGGGAGGGGTAGCCATGCCCGATGCCACCGCTTCGCCGAAGCGCACCCTCGCCGACAAGCTCAATCACCTGTTCCGCACCGTGGTTCCGGCGGGACGCGAGCCGTACAGCACAGAAGAGGCTGCACAGGCGATCACTGCGACCGGGGTCTCGATTTCCGGAAGTTACATCTGGCTGTTGCGCAAGGGGCAGCGGGACAACCCGACCCTGCGCCATCTGGAAGCGCTGGCGAAATTCTTCGGCGTCCCGCCGGCGTACTTCTTCGACGATGAGACATCCCGAAGCGTCGACGAGGAACTCGCGCTCCTCGTCGCGCTGCGTGGTGCCGGAGTACAAGACGTGGCCCTGCGCGCGGCAGGTCTCTCCCCCGAGAGCCTGAGCTCGATCGCTGAGGTGATCAAGCGGGTGCGCGAGCTGGAGGGCCTGTCCACCGACCCCTCGCTCTAGCGTGCACCGGAGACCAGAGGCGCAAGTAGCCGGCGTCTTTCTCTCTCGCGGGGCCTTGCGCTGTTGAAGTCGTCTTGTCTGCTGCGGAGCCGGCCGAGCTGACACGGTGGGCGAGGCGGGCGAAGAGCGGGCAGCACCTGGCCCTCCGCGCGAAGATCGTGCTGCGGTGTGCCGAGGGCGGAACGAACAAGCGGGCCGCCGCCGAACGCGGGGTCAGCCAGCAGCCGGTGAACCTGGCGCTCCCCGGTCACTGACCTTGCTGCCGCGATGCCGTAGAGGGGCTGACAGGTGTTGGTTGCCGTTCGCGAGCGCATCCGCACGCGGGCGGCCGAGTTGTTCGCCTCCGGACAGGACGACACGCAGGTGGCGAAGCAACTCCGCGTCAGTGTCCGCTCGGTGCGGCGCTGGCGCAGGACCTGGCGGGACGGCGGGGACCAGAGCCTGCGTTCCAAGGGGCCGGCTCGGGGCCAGCAGCCCGCCCCAAGCTGAGCGAGGCCCGATTCGCCGCCCTGGAGGCGGAGTTGGCCAAAGGGCCGGTTGCCCACGGCTGGAAGGACCGGACGTGGACTTTGGCCCGGACCAAGACGCTCATCGGGCGCCGGTTCCACCAGACCCTCACCCTGTCGGCCATCGCGCAGATGTTGCACCGCCACGGGTTCAGCCGCCAATGGCCGGCACGGCGGGCGCTGGATCGCGATGAGGACGTGGTCACCGGCTGGGTGAAGGACACGAGGCCGCAGGCGGAAGCGCCGCGGCGGCGCTCGAGGGCTGGATCGCCTTTGAGGACGAGGCCGGTTTCTCGATGACGCCGCCCACCACCCGCACCTGGGCCAAACGCGGCCACACACCGGTGATCCAGGTGCGTGGCCGGTCCCAGCGGCGCATCTCCATCGCCGCACTGGCCTGCTACCAGCACGGCGCATGCTCCCGCCTGCTCTACCGGCCCCAGCGCCGCGGCGACCGCAAGGAAGCCAGGCGCCGCGGCTTCACCCGGACCGATGACCGCGATCTGCTGATCGCAGCCCACCGGCTGCTCGGCGGCCCACGCGTACTGACCTGGGACGACTTCAACGTCCATGAGGACGCCCGCATGCGGGCCTTCACCGACCCCGACCGCCTCGCGCGAACTGCGGCACTCCTCAAGGACACACTGTTCACGGGAGACGGCCGACGTGGCCTTCGGCGATGAAGAAGCCGCCCCGCCACCAGCCCGGCGCCGGGGCAGAGGCGACCATGCACTCACGTTCTTCGACTCATGATGGAACTCAAAGGCGGTTTCCCTTACGCTAGTTGAGTGACTGGCGGTGACGGACACCACTGCCGGCGTATGCGCGCCGTCAACTGATGCAAGCGTCACCGCGGTTGCCCGTCGCACCGGAGCGCAGCTCACAGGCCAGAACGGAGACGGCTATGGACAGCGAACACGGTCCGGCGGGGCACACGCTGGCCAGCAAGCTCGAGCACTTGTTCCGGACAGTCGTCCCACCCGGACGCGGGCCGTACGGCACAGAGGAAGTAGCCCAGGCCATCACGGCAAGCGGAGTATCGATCTCCAGCAGCTATGTCTGGCTGCTACGCAAAGGCCAGCGGGACAACCCTACAATGCGGCATTTGCAGGGGATAGCGGACTTTTTCGGAGTGCCTGCGGCGTATTTCTTCGATGAGCAGGTGGCAGCGGACGTCAGCGCAGACCTGGGGCTGCTCGTCGCACTGAAGGACACAGGCGTGCAGAGCGTCGCATTACGAGCAGCCGGCCTGTCATCCAAGAGTTTGCACTCGATCAGCGAAGTGATCGAGCGAGTCCGCGAACTGGAGGGGCTGCCCCAGGACGCGCCAGATCGCTGTCTCACAAACAGGGAAACACAAGACAGGAAGCGATCACCCTCATCTGGCGACACGGCGCCCGATGAGAGAAATGGGGAGGATGCGTGAGCCTGTATGGCTTGCACCGCCGGTGCAAGGCTCTCATCCGCAGCCTGGATATACCGAGCCCGTTCGACGTGCATGCTCTGTGCCAAAACATCGCGCAACAGCAGGGCCGCCCAATCCAATTGAAGGCTCTCGCGATGCCCGCAGGCAGCCCTTGCGGGCTGTGGGTGTCCACGGCCACCAATTACTACATCTTCTATGAGAAACAGGCCAGTCCATTCCACCAGGAACACATCATCGTCCATGAGCTCGGCCATCTTCTGTGCGGCCACACCACTGCGGCAGTTATGACCGACGAGACGTCACGCCTGCTCATGCCAACCCTGAACCCGAACATGGTCGAAAGAATTCTGCAGCGCACCCACTACAGCACCCCGGAAGAAAAAGAGGCA belongs to Streptomyces sp. NBC_01381 and includes:
- the lanKC gene encoding class III lanthionine synthetase LanKC encodes the protein MFEFQQLYCLADPVFYDDVARWREGRGYLPDARPALAERAVPQGWSRDDRGFWVVMRPDRHVMPEQGWKVHVSATLDNADRLAETVWDYCVAHGIAFKYLGSRNTHLALNFKYAPRGASGKMMTVYPQDEDELRRLLEDLGGQLEGAEGPYILSDLRWEQGPLYVRYGAFRDMHCLDVTGRQVKAYRAPDGRLEPDRRGPVFAPPSWARLPPFLEAQLAARKGGGGEHPYRVRRALHFSNGGGVYEAERTTDGRTVVLKEARPHAGLDRHQEDAVRRLQREHWALTRLQGVSCVPQCLDYFVISGHHFLAQDFVAGQPLTEWTACNSPWLLRENPTAPPDADSLKRFTERALRVCDAVAKAVEELHAAGVVFGDLHPGNVMVQDDDSVRLIDFEFARDITERAYQPGLGATGFASRGKRGADIDWHGLAAVRIGAFVLLNSLTRLTHAKTQELVRIIEDGFPVPPGWGADILSELDVAHERIDLPAACAGPLRVPLDEKVTDWEPVCSSMARAIVRSATPDRTDRLFPGDPEQFATEAGGHGFAHGAAGVLWALAASGQGRFPHFEQWLVDGARTLREPGPGFYEGASGIAYALDELGYSDTALDLMERHVLDAELPGAPGLHSGLSGIALNLQHLGERHALAAYLERATALTEQVAAAIGSATRSGERHEAGLLHGWSGAALLMLRRHQYDGDERYLDLAVRALRLDLDSLVTQSDGSLQYEEPGVRTLGYLDTGSAGIALVAHEVLQHHADARLAESLPQLVRACSPEYVVQSSLFRGRAGLLATVARIGAQESGPNPRSLTERHLQRLHWHAIPYHGEAAFPGVKNLRLSMDLATGTAGVLLAVSAATSAAPFLPFTESRSVEA
- a CDS encoding flavoprotein, which translates into the protein MSSDGTSAKAAPGASAKKPAPALGAERLLIVGTGALAVMHLPFWMNWLHVNYPDLDVQLALTRSAERFVSREGLTVMGSREVIADVWPDQPETSALHVRLADWPDAVAVYPAGMDFISRMAAGAANTPVLMALQCTRAPVVIAPSLPPHAELNPALQDNLRRLGERPNTSVAPGQPGRSSTSGDKVLMAPPLWAVLRLLEQQRQAMAAPAEPATAREPVRADAPATT
- a CDS encoding helix-turn-helix domain-containing protein, with product MPDATASPKRTLADKLNHLFRTVVPAGREPYSTEEAAQAITATGVSISGSYIWLLRKGQRDNPTLRHLEALAKFFGVPPAYFFDDETSRSVDEELALLVALRGAGVQDVALRAAGLSPESLSSIAEVIKRVRELEGLSTDPSL
- a CDS encoding helix-turn-helix domain-containing protein is translated as MDSEHGPAGHTLASKLEHLFRTVVPPGRGPYGTEEVAQAITASGVSISSSYVWLLRKGQRDNPTMRHLQGIADFFGVPAAYFFDEQVAADVSADLGLLVALKDTGVQSVALRAAGLSSKSLHSISEVIERVRELEGLPQDAPDRCLTNRETQDRKRSPSSGDTAPDERNGEDA
- a CDS encoding ImmA/IrrE family metallo-endopeptidase, which codes for MSLYGLHRRCKALIRSLDIPSPFDVHALCQNIAQQQGRPIQLKALAMPAGSPCGLWVSTATNYYIFYEKQASPFHQEHIIVHELGHLLCGHTTAAVMTDETSRLLMPTLNPNMVERILQRTHYSTPEEKEAEMIASLILQGAERAPAGLNRPTPEADETIRRVRRLLVHRHERHPRIR